From Cryptococcus neoformans var. neoformans B-3501A chromosome 6, whole genome shotgun sequence, the proteins below share one genomic window:
- a CDS encoding hypothetical protein (HMMPfam hit to CN_hydrolase, Carbon-nitrogen hydrolase, score: 103.5, E(): 5.2e-28) — protein sequence MARKITVAAAQVGAVHKDSQRPETLSRLISLLEQASQKGVEVLVYPETTFTTFFPRWKGLDDDREELDRWFEHGDITANPNIAPLISRAKDLGIDIVIGYGEKTDDSHYYNTCSYIHAGKEISKYRKVHLPGNKEPYPDPEFIDQLEKRYFEPGDYGFKAFRVPDLAVTPEDGEAIAGMMICNDRRWAESWRCLGLQGVELVCLGYNTSTWAPGLFGHSKDADPEVIKAQSEFQHLLVMQAHSYTNATFSIAAARAGFDDGKFGLIGCSCIVHPEGHIIAQSKTMDDELVIATIDLDDAKIGKQKVFNFGLHRQPHQYSIITQQAGVTAPPRLN from the exons ATGGCTCGAAAAATCACTGTCGCCGCTGCCCAAGTTGGGGCAGTTCACAAAGATTCTCAGCGACCTGAGACCCTTTCCCGCTTGATATCCCTTTTGGAGCAAGCCAGTCAGAAGGGGGTGGAAGTGCTTGTGTACCC TGAGACGACCTTTaccaccttctttcctcgtTGGAAAGGCTTGGACGACGATAGGGAGGAGCTGGACCGATGGTTTGAACATGGAGATATCACTGCCAATCCAAACATAGCT CCTTTGATATCTAGAGCTAAGGACTTGGGCATCGATATTGTGATCGGATATGGAGAGAAAACGGATGACAGTCATTATTACAATACTTGCTCCTATATCCATGCTGGCAAGGAAATATCAAAGTATCGGAAGGTTCACCTTCCCGGTAACAAAGAGCCCTACCCTGATCCAGAATTTATTGACCAGCTTGAGAAGCGATACTTCGAGCCCGGAGACTATGGATTCAAG GCTTTCCGAGTGCCAGATCTTGCTGTGACACCTGAAGATGGCGAAGCAATTGCCGGCATGATGA TCTGTAATGACCGTCGTTGGGCTG AATCATGGCGCTGTCTCGGTCTGCAGGGCGTTGAGCTGGTGTGCTTGGGCTATAACACTAGCACTTGGGCTCCAGGACT ATTTGGTCACTCAAAAG ATGCGGATCCTGAGGTAATCAAGGCTCAGTCAGAATTCCAACATCTCCTTGTCATGCAAGCACATTCATACACGAATGCGACTTTCTCTATTGCTGCTGCCCGCGCTGGATTTGATGATGGAAAATTTGGCCTAATTGGTTGCTCTT GCATCGTTCACCCCGAAGGCCACATCATTGCTCAATCCAAAACCATGGACGATGAATTGGTAATTGCTACCATCGATTTAGACGACGCAAAGATCGGCAAACAGAAGGTCTTCAATTTTGGCTTGCATCGTCAGCCTCATCAATACTCCATTATTACTCAACAGGCGGGAGTTACTGCCCCACCTCGCCTTAACTAA
- a CDS encoding hypothetical protein (Match to ESTs gb|CF193300.1|CF193300, gb|CF192022.1|CF192022; HMMPfam hit to 2OG-FeII_Oxy, 2OG-Fe(II) oxygenase superfamily, score: 116.3, E(): 6.9e-32): MTVTINPAASLPIISLAEHNSVDSLARALYDSCTQEGFIYVCDHEIQQDLIDQAFAISANYFTHARPEDKVDLKTNLGYTAVRQESLDSTRPSSGDLKEFFHVADNHWRVRNGESPQELPEALESSRKALDDFIEQINGLADRILRGLSVALKLKPEFLTNQHRGELNRLRMLHYPPVEVEQNGINSDSNEIRAGAHTDYGSITILFQHIVSGLQVHRNGSWIDVAPRKGCVVINIGDALEFWSGGLFKSTLHRVVMPRSQAETASRYSIAYFVHADNASILEPFTDGIDEDALDEIIARKGLPRGTRRITGGDYVQARLAATYGMKVAA; the protein is encoded by the exons ATGACCGTCACCATTAACCCTGCTgcctcccttcccatcaTTTCGCTCGCCGAGCACAATTCGGTTGACTCCCTTGCTAGGGCTCTCTACGATTCTTGTACTCAAGAGGGCTTTATTTACGTCTGTGACCATGAGATCCAACAAGATCTCATTGACCAGGCCTTTGCCATTTCGGCGAATTATTTTACTCACGCCCGCCCAGAGGATAAAGTCGATCTTAAGACCAACCTTGGCTATACTGCAGT CCGACAAGAAAG TCTTGACTCCACAAGGCCCAGCTCCGGTGATCTCAAGGAATTCTTCCACGTTGCTGATAATCATTGGCGCGTGAGGAACGGAGAGAGCCCGCAAGAACTTCCTGAAGCTCTCGAATCCTCTCGAAAAGCATTAGACGACTTTATCGAGCAGATTAATGGTCTTGCTGACAGAATCTTGAGGGGTTTGTCAGTGGCACTCAAG TTGAAGCCCGAATTCTTGACGAATCAGCACAGGGGAGA ACTCAACCGACTCCGTATGCTCCACTATCCACCTGTTGAAGTGGAACAAAATGGAATCAACTCTGATAG CAATGAAATCCGAGCAGGGGCTCATACCGACTATGGGTCCATAactatcctcttccagcacATTGTATCTGGTTTGCAAGTTCATCGTAACGGCTCTTGGATCGATGTTGCGCCTAGAAAAGGCTGTGTCGTTATCAACATTGGCGATGCTCTTGAGTTCTGGTCTGGTGGCTTGTTCAAG TCCACTCTCCATCGAGTTGTCATGCCCCGCTCCCAAGCTGAAACGGCTTCTAGGTACT CTATTGCCTATTTTGTTCATGCCGACAATGCTAGTATTCTGGAGCCTTTCACTGATGGAAT tgatgaggatgcgCTCGACGAAATTATTGCCCGCAAAGGACTCCCTCGAGGGACGCGAAGGATTACCGGAGGAGATTATGTCCAAGCTCGACTTGCCGCTACTTATGGTATGAAGGTGGCGGCCTGA
- a CDS encoding hypothetical protein (HMMPfam hit to RhoGAP, RhoGAP domain, score: 220.6, E(): 2.9e-63), which produces MEQYKEDYVDVKHPEDDSYSFRSRQYSLDVPQSSQPQKPPSPVKPPLTHNSSSTSTNPATSSQYDHYSAESTSALSAQSVQSTQSAQSSAPTAAVRSSTANERRTSVGLGAPGGLAAMAGARQRTEEAVPVGFDEGILRGLCEMDCALPLLADRIKQSVASCKQVATFFRSRAEIEEKYARSLVELTRTTGDTYSRADCKAGTFVAAYNSSLKVQDSISQNRLRFAQRLYEMSEELQSLAREGEKARKTHKETGVRYQLIIQDAESVVEKSKSRLDSIIDDLDRVLAAKEGEALKDVRSGGAYNMIGGPAYGGAPSSNINLHNGGGKSKLGKAMKTGGLLFKGKGAGSLQKQEDDSRAKMDQANETFTKAVAESKQLRKEYFNYQLPKILRMLKDAADELDMGTQYHLTRYAFLYETMTVGDGTVLNPLGSPEEGPGLKAIFENIDNRTDFKSYMQNYAVAKGTPRGPRREGPYDQGYQKALPAHVQRSNDALAASTISPQHASPQPQPSPQAPQSYNYTASPQSSIQPQLHASPQPSSQNFHYPNSSITSTGTANTNNTLPSIPQQSNTGAGMTDQSSLTSISHEGWVPPGIPASTGATFGVDLGEQLLRDGAVVPKIVEKCTQAIEMYGLESVGVYRLSGTTSRVQALKAALDKDVDAVDILSDEWSADINVVCGALKLWFRELPEPLLTYGLYNAFIEAARYDNDRLRHIRLHEQVNELPDPNYATLKFFMGHLDRIRRKESINQMSVSNLSIVFGPTLLGAPPEEGGLNLEHMSFQCKAIETILDKYHEIFVEEEDDGEQQS; this is translated from the exons ATGGAACAGTACAAAGAGGACTACGTGGACGTGAAGCACCCAGAAGATGACTCGTACAGCTTCCGCTCAAGGCAATATT CCCTAGATGTACCTCAGTCCTCCCAGCCGCAAAAACCTCCTTCCCCAGTCAAGCCACCACTGACTCACAATTCCTCTTCTACTTCTACAAACCCTGCCACAAGCTCCCAGTACGATCATTACAGCGCAGAATCGACGTCAGCATTATCAGCTCAGTCAGTACAGTCAACTCAGTCGGCTCAGTCGAGTGCCCCGACTGCTGCCGTTCGCTCTTCAACTGcgaatgaaagaagaacgtCTGTGGGTCTTGGCGCTCCCGGTGGACTTGCAGCAATGGCGGGTGCGAGGCAAAGAACGGAGGAAGCTGTCCCGGTAGGGTTCGATGAAGGCATTCTCAGAGGATTGTGTGAGATGGAC TGTGCtctacctcttcttgcAGACAGAATAAAACAGTCCGTCGCATCCTGCAAG CAAGTTGCTACCTTCTTTCGATCCAGGGCTGAAATTGAAGAAAAGTACGCTCGCTCATTAGTTGAGCTTACGCGAACTACTGGTGATACGTACTCTCGGGCGGATTGCAAGGCTGG GACCTTTGTTGCGGCCTACAACAGCTCTCTGAAAGTTCAGGATTCAATCTCCCAGAACAGGCTTCGATTTGCCCAACGGCTGTATGAGATGAGTGAAGAGCTTCAAAGTCTCGCACGAGAAGGCGAAAAAGCTCGTAAAACA CACAAAGAAACTGGAGTTCGCTATCAGCTCATTATACAAGATGCTGAATCCGTTGTTGAGAAATCAAAATCCAGACTGGACTCCATTATAGATGATCTGGATCGTGTGCTCGCGGCAAAGGAGGGTGAAGCCTTGAAGGACGTCCGCAGCGGAGGTGCATACAACATGATTGGTGGGCCCGCTTATGGTGGTGCACCTTCATCCAACATAAACCTGCACAATGGCGGCGGGAAGAGCAAGTTGGGTAAGGCGATGAAGACAGGGGGATTACTGTtcaagggaaaaggagcgGGTTCGTTGCAAAAACAAGAGGATGATAGCAGGGCAAAAATGGATCAGGCGAATGAGACTTTCACAAAAGCTGTTGCGGAGAGTAAGCAGTTAAGGAAAGAGTACTTCAACTACCAGCTTCCAAAGATTTTACGA ATGCTGAAAGACGCTGCTGATGAGTTGGATATGGGGACACAATATCATCTCACAAGGTATGCGTTCTTGTACGAGACCATGACCGTGGGCGACGGAACGGTGCTCAACCCGTTGGGATCTCCAGAAGAAG GACCTGGCCTCAAGGCAATCTTTGAGAATATCGACAACAGGACGGACTTCAAGTCCTATATGCAAAATTATGCCGTCGCCAAAGGCACACCTCGCGGACCTCGTCGAGAAGGACCTTATGACCAAGGCTAC CAAAAGGCACTGCCAGCTCACGTCCAACGGAGTAACGACGCCCTCGCCGCATCCACTATCTCCCCTCAGCATGCCTCTCCTCAACCACAACCATCGCCTCAGGCCCCTCAATCTTACAATTACACAGCCTCCCCTCAATCCTCCATACAGCCGCAACTGCACGCTTCTCCTCAACCGTCTTCACAAAACTTTCATTACCCCAACTCATCCATTACATCTACAGGTACTGCAAACACCAATAATACGCTTCCTTCAATTCCTCAACAATCCAATACAGGTGCTGGTATGACTGACCAGTCTAGCCTCACAAGCATTTCCCATGAAGGCTGGGTCCCACCAGGTATCCCCGCTTCTACCGGTGCAACCTTTGGAGTTGATCTCGGCGAGCAGCTGTTGAGAGATGGCGCGGTTGTTCCAAAGATTGTTGAAAAGTGTACGCAGGCAATTGAGATGTACGGACTCGAGTCAGTTGGCGTGTATAGGTTGTCAGGAACAACTAGTAGGGTACAGGCTTTGAAAGCTGCCCTTGACAAAG ATGTGGACGCCGTGGATATCCTGTCCGATGAATGGTCTGCTGATATCAACGTGGTCTGCGGTGCTTTGAAATTGTGGTTCCGAGAATTGCCGGAACCGTTGCTGACCTATGGTTTATACAATGCCTTCATAGAGGCCGCTC GGTACGATAACGATAGATTAAGACATATTCGACTTCACGAGCAGGTCAATGAGTTGCCTGATCCTAATTACGCTACTCTCAAATTCTTCATGGGACATCTCGACCG AATACGAAGAAAGGAATCTATCAATCAGATGTCCGTTTCCAACTTGAGTATTGTGTTTGGTCCAACATTACTCGGAGCACcgccagaagaaggagggttgAACCTGGAGCATATGAGTTTTCAATGCAAA GCTATCGAGACGATCCTGGACAAGTACCATGAGATCTTtgtcgaggaagaagatgatggggaGCAGCAAAGTTGA